The Treponema sp. OMZ 790 genome includes the window TTGAGTCTCTAATAAAAAATGGTGTCTCCTCAAATGATATTATCACATCCTTAAAGCAAAATGCCGTGGAGCAAAATAACAGACGTTATAAAAAAAATACGGCAGCCGGCTCTATTTTCGCGGATTTGGTTCCTGACGGATCTTCAATTTTAACCCAGTGTTTTGGTGAAACGACGGTAGGAGGATATTTGCGTAAGTTTAACGAGACTAATAAAAAAATCAAAATTTTTTGTGCTGAAACCCGGCCTTATTTTCAAGGAGCACGCTTAACAGCTTCTTTGGCTTATGATATGGGCTTTGATACGACTGTTGTTACGGATAATATGCCGGCTCTTCTTATGAGCGAAAAAAAAATTGATTTTTGCGTTTCAGCTTCCGATGTTATAACTCTTGACGGCTTTATTATAAACAAGATAGGTACACTTCAAATGGCTATAGCTGCAAAATACTTCGGTGTTCCTTATTATGCAATAGGCTTTCCCGATAAAAACTACGCTTGCGCAAGTAAGGTAAAAATAGAATACCGCAATCCCGAAGAAACACTCTACGCTATGGGAAAACGAACTGCGATTTTGCCTTCGGATTGTAAAACTGAGAAAGAAAATAAAAGCGGTTTAATTTCAGGCCTTTATCCTGCCTTTGATATAACCCCTTACGATCTTTGTTCAGGTATAATTACAGACACCGGTTTTTTTAAGCCTATAATTTAAATATCAAACTGACTCCGGCCGATTCAAAAAACATATCGATAATTTTTTTTGAGTTTATGATTTTTTTGGTAAAATGTGTTTTGTCTTTAAAGTTATAGTAAATAGGAGCCGTTTTCCACACAGCATTAAGTTTTATGCGTATTTTTTCGGCAGGCTTAAAAAATAAAGAGCTCCTTAATTCGAAGTTCCATAATTTTTCAGCCTTGTTTATTGTACCCGGCAGAGGTTTATATAGTTTTTTATAAGTAATAAACTCAAGCCTTATTCCGTTCAAATATAGAGGCATATTATATTCTATGGAGTAAGAACCTTTATAAGCTGCTCCGTTTCTGTTTTCCCCTAAATCATTATCAAAAAACCAAAAATCTTCTTTTCTTGCAGGAAAAAGAGCCTTATAATTTATAAAATGCTCTGTTTTTAAAATGAGGTCAGCCCATTCGTTTCTTATTTTGGAGTTTAAATTAAAATATAATTCAATTCCGCCTTGAGCATTAAAAAACAACTTTGAAAAATATAGAGGTTCAATAACTTGAAAATTATTGACATTTTGATTTTCTGCAATGCCGTAAAAATTTAGAGCAGGGTAGGCCCAGCCTGTTCCCAGTGAGGCTTCTGCAATAAAATTTATAAAAGGTAAATATGCCAGTTTTAAATTAAAGGATCCTAAAATATTTGCAGGTTTTAAGCTCCCATTCAACTTCAGTTCCGTATATTTTGCAGTATTGTTTTCCATGTGGAACCGTAAAAAATAAGATAAGGATATATTAAAATTAAGGGGATAGTTTAGTCCGGTTTCAATTTCAAGCTTGCCGGGTTCTTCAGCTCTTCCTAAAAAATTTACAAAGCCGATGAGAATAAGCACTACTGAATATATTTTTTTTTGTTTCATCGTATGTCTATGTCAATAAAAGCCGAAGCAGGAGAATTAACTCTTACTTCGGCTTTTGTTATTTACCGATTATATCGGAAGCCGATTAATCGGCGATGCCTCAATTTTTTTATTCGGCATTTGTTGCGGGGGTTGTGGGCTGGATAAGATTCCCGGCTCTGTCGATGATATCGACATCGGAATTGGGTGTTATCTGATCAACATAGAATGTGTATAAAACGGGATCAGAAACATTTCCTACATTATCGATAGCCTTAACCTCAATGTTGTAAACTGCATTTTGTGTAAATCGGATGGGTTCAACATATTTAGTATATTCTCCATCGTTTACTTTTATATAAATTGCATCAACACCTGAAAGTTCATCTTTTGCAGCAAAAGAAACCGTTTCGCTTGTAGAAACAATAACTCTTCCTTCTTCATCTACAACACTCTTGCTGGGGAATATCATGTATTCCTCATCCTTGTTGATAAGACGGTTGGAGTTTGCAAGGCTTACAACAGGTGCAGTTTTGTCTATAGTAACTGCAAGCAGTTTAATGGGAGAAAGGTTACCTACATTGTCAATGGCCGTATAATAAAGATTTACGGGACCTTCAGCATCAAATGAAACATAGGTTTGCTCCGATTCTCTTCCGTTTCCTGAAAGTTTGAGAGCATTTAGATCTGTTCCCATATAAGCGGCTGCTACACCTGCTCCGCCTACGATATCGGCAGCAGAAACATACCATTTTGTGTTTGCTGAGCAGTATACTATTACACCATCGTTATACAAAGGTTCTGTTGTTTTGATTATTGTATCGGGAGCCGTATTATCTACTATTACCGAAAAAGTTTTGGGTAATTCCAAGTTTCCGCTGTTATCAAAGCCCCTGTATGAAATATCAAATTTCCCTTCTTCAAGAAGTTGGAAGGGGTTTTTGTATCTCATAAAATCGGCGCCATTTAAGGCAAACTCTACAAATTCAAGTCCGGTTTCCTTATCGGTTGAGCGGAGTTTAAAAAATACGTCACTGTTTACATAGTTTTTACCTTCTTCCACGTAGTGGATTGCAGGACGGACATAATCGGTTCCGACAATCGAAGGAGCTTGAGCCCAAGCTGAAACAAATAAAAGCGAACATACTGCTGCAAAAAAAAATTTTTTAATCATTAGTTACCTCCAAAATGATTTTTTTAAATTTCATAGTGTTTATTCTACACTGTGAATTTCTACTCTTCGGTTTTTGAAACGTTCAGTAATCTCCGAATGGGTACGGGCAGGTTCAGCTGCTCCTTTACCTTCGACGATTATGCTGTTCGCATCAAACAGTTTCATTTTTTGAAAATAGCCTGCTACAGCGATAGCCCGCTGTAATGCGATGCGATCTTCATCCTTTTGCGAGTCGAGTTTTGCACTGTGGCCTGAAATTACGATTTTCTTTACATTTTTTGCTTTTAGATCTTCGCTTATTTCTTTAAGTCTTTGTGCAGTAAACTGATCGATTTGATAGGATTGCGGTGCAAAATAAATTACGTAGAAATCATCCTGCATATCTTTTTGTTCCGCCTTCTTATCAGTTTCTTCTTTTACCATTTCCTGTTCTTGAACTTTTTCAGGTTCAGCCGGCTTTTCTTCTTGTTTAGGGGCAGACTTACACGAAAATAACAAAAGAACAGACAACAGCAAAAGTAATACTCTTACTTTTTTCAAAGAAACCTCCTTAAAATAATAATCTTAAGTATATTATGCTTCTTTTCCTGTCAATAGTCAAGGATTTTTTATGATTTTTATGTAAATCATTTCTCCTTGGCTTCGGTAACAAAGGTCGTATATTGGGATAAAAATAGAAGAGGCACGGTACCGATAGGGCCGTTTCTTTGTTTTGCCAAAATCAGTTCTGTCGGAATGGGTTTTGCTTCATCCTCGCTTGTATCAACCCTTTCGCGGTGCAAAAACATAACTACATCGGCATCCTGTTCAAGAGAGCCTGATTCCCTTATGTCGGCAAGTCCGGGTTTTTTCCCTTCAGCATCTCGTGTAAGCTGAGAAAGAGCTACCACCGGAATATTAAGCTCACGGGCCAGACTTTTTAAGGATCTGGAAATTTCTGCAATCTGTTCATGGCGCGGTACGGCTGCATTTTCACCGGTAATAAGAGTGATGTAGTCGATAAAAATGATTTTTACGTTATATGGAGGGCTGCAAAGCTGCCGGGCTATAGCCCTTAAATCCAATAGCTTCATATTCGGCATATCTACAAGGTAAAACGGTGCTTCATAAAGAGCTCCGCAAGTTTCTGAGACTTTTCCGAAATCTCTTGCCGTGAGGTTTGCAGATCTTATCCTGTTGGAATTTATCTTGGATCTGGACGCAATCAATCGCTGTACCAGCTGCATATCCGACATTTCAAGGGAAAAAAAGGCTGTCGGTATTTTTTCGTCGATAGCGATATGGGCAGCCATAGTCATGGCAAGAGCCGTTTTTCCTACCGAAGGACGGGCTCCCACAATGATAAATTCGGAATTCTGAAACCCGTAAGTCATATTATCCAAGCTGGTAAAACCGGACGGTACGCCGGTATACTCTCCTTTACGTTCATGAAGTCTTTCGAGGACTTCCAAGGTGGGCATTATAACTTCTGCGAGAGATTTAAAAGTTGCGGAATTTCCGGCTTCCGTAAGGTCAAAGATGCTTTTTTGGGCTTCTTCAAGTACGGTGCGGCTCGATATGCTGTCATCAAAAACATCAGCCGAAATTTTATTGGAAACTTTTAGCAGATTCCTTCTTATGGCAGCTTCCAGTACTATTTTTGCATAAAATTCGTAGTTTGCAGAGCTTGGAACTTCATCCGTCAAAGAAGCTATATATCCTGCTCCTCCGACTGCTTCCAATTCATTTGTAGAACGAAGGTAGTCTGTTAATATTAAAATATCGGCCTTTTGGGAGCGGGTGTCTAATTCCGAAATAGCCTTATATATCTTTTGGTGTTGAGGAGAATAAAAAGCTCCTGCATCCAATATAGGCCTTACAAAGGTAAAGACATCCGGATCTATTAAAATCGCTCCCAAAACGGCCTTTTCCGCTTCCATATTGTTGGGCGGAAGCTTGTTTTTTAAATTTTTTATACCATCCATAACTTCCCTCTCACGAAGGGCTATTTTAACAGATAGTAAGATTAAAATCTAGCCGAAAAAACTTTAAATCTTAAAAAGTTTAACTTCTACGCTTTTTTTCTCTTTAATTTCTACTTTTAATTTTTTAAATCCTTTCGGTTTTCCGCCCTTATGATTACTGTATCCTACGGGTTCTTTAGGCATACCTAAAAAGTTCCTATCCAGTTTATCATTTTCGTTGGAGTCTTGGTAAACAAAGAAAACATATTCTCCTTCAGGAAGTTTTTCGGTTATGCTCATATCTTTGCCGTCTACTTTAATGCTTACCGTCTTTAAAGGTTCTTTTTTCTTAAAAGATTTTTCGTCTCCGTAGATCATTAAAAAGAGCTTTCCTTCGATGGCCGTAATGTTTGTGATGTTAACAGTAACTTCAAACTCCGGTTTTGCTTCTTCCGAATGTAGATTTGTGAACACCGTAAAAAGAATTGCAAAAATAAAAATCGATTTTTTCATCGTATTTCTCCTATTATTTTCATTTATGTATATTTTCCTATTCGGCATTGCCGTAAAAAATCTTTACCCGATTAAAATGTACAAGGAGGTACATTCAGTATCGGACACGGATGTCCGTGGTTCTATTCTTACGAGTTTTTTGCAGAGCAAAAATACTCGAAGATCAAAAATGTACACGGATGTACATTTTTGATCGACGTATTGACAATTTCTTTCTTATTCCTTAAAATATCGTGCTATGAATAAAGATATTACGGTTGATGAACTTCGTTCAAAATATATAGAATTTTTTAAAAGTAAAAATCATGTCGAGATTTCGGGCCGCTCTCTAATACCCGAAAATGATCCGACGGTTTTGTTTACTACGGCTGGTATGCATCCGTTAGTTCCTTACTTGATGGGAGAACCTCATCCTGCCGGAACCCGTTTAACCGACGTGCAAAAATGTGTCCGCACAGGCGATATAGACGATGTAGGAGATGCTTCTCACTTAACTTTTTTTGAAATGCTGGGCAACTGGTCATTGGGAGACTATTTTAAAAAAGAATCTATTTCTTATAGCTTTGAATTTTTAACCGACGAAAAATACTTAGGTATTCCCGTCGATAAACTTTCCTTTACGGTTTTTGAAGGAAATGAAAACGCCCCCAGAGATGAAGAGTCGGCTTCCATTTGGGAAAGCTTGGGAGTTTCCAGAGATAAAATTTTCTTTTTGCCTAAAGAAGATAACTGGTGGGGCCCTGCCGGAGAAACCGGCCCCTGCGGTCCCGATACCGAAATTTTTATAGATACGGGAAAAAAAGCTTGTTGCGATAAATGCGGCCCCGGATGCAGCTGCGGTAAGTACGTCGAAATCTGGAACAATGTTTTTATGCAATACCACAAAAACAAGGACGGCTCCTATTCCCCACTGACAAGAAAATGTGTAGATACCGGAATGGGAGTTGAGCGTACCGTTGCCATGCTTCAAGGTAAGCCTTCAGTTTATAACACCGAGGCCTTTACCTCGATTATTAAATCGATTGAAGACTTGAGCGGTGTAAAATACGGCGATAACGAAAAAACCGATGCCTCAATACGCATTATAGCTGACCATATCCGAACTGCCTGTTTTATCTTAGGAGATCCTAAAACTACTCTCCCTTCAAATATCGGGGCGGGCTATGTTTTACGAAGAATTATCAGGCGGGCAGTAAGGCACGGCAAAAAACTCGGCATAGACGGAAACTTTTTATCGGTTCCGGCTGCTGCCGTTATCGCGCAAAATTCAAACTTTTACACCGAGCTGAAAGACAACGAAACTTTAATTTTAACCGAGCTTAAAGCCGAAGAGGATAAATTCCTTGAAACCTTAAAAAAAGGCGAGGCCGAATTCGAAAAAATGCTCCCCAATCTTTTAAAGAATCCCAAAAAGATTATTCCCGGAAGGATGGCCTTTAAGCTTTATGATACATACGGCTTTCCTATTGAGTTAACCGAAGAGCTTGCCTCAGAATCGGGATTGACGGTTAATAGGGAAGAGTTTGATGAGGCTTTTAAAAAGCATCAAGAGCTTTCAAGAGCGGGAAGCGAGCAGGTGTTTAAGGGCGGTCTTGCAGATCATTCCGAGCAGACGACAGCCTATCACACCGCTACGCATCTTTTGCATAAGGCTTTGAGGGTAGTTTTAGGTGATCATGTTCAGCAAAAGGGTTCAAATATAACGGCTGAAAGGCTGCGCTTTGACTTTTCTCATCCTGAACCTATGACGGAAGCAGAAAAGAAGGAAGTTGAGCGTCTTGTAAATGAGGCCATAAAAGCCGATTTACCGGTAACCATGGAAGTTATGCCCTTGGATGAGGCTAAAAAAATAGGAGCTATGGCTCTTTTCGGCGAAAAATATGAGGATGTTGTAAAGGTTTACAAGATAGGAGACTTTTCTACAGAAGTATGCGGCGGTCCCCATGTCGAAAAAACCGGTGTTTTAGGTAATTTTGTAATAAAAAAAGAGCAGTCTTCCTCCTCCGGAGTAAGACGCATAAGGGCTGTGCTTGAGCATTAAGTGTAACCTATCTATTGTGCAGTTTGTTATATAGGACAAAAGTTTGGCTTTGCCTTCTTTAAATATATCATTCCCCGGCGGGGATAATTGATGAGGATGAAATGAAAAAGAAAGTTTTTAGTGTGGTGATGTTGATTGGTTTTTTGAGTGTTTTGGCTGCTCAAAATGATTTACAGGTTATTGCACAGATAAATCTGTCAAAAAAAGAACCTATTACCCTTGGACAGCTTAAAAAGCTTGTTAAGTTTGCCGAGTCTCAAGGCGGCAATATAAAAACAAGTGACGACAAAAAACAGATCCTTGAAAGGTTAATGAGAACTAAACTTTTAGTTCAAGTTGCAGAAAAGGAAAACATCAAGATTGCTAACTCGCAAGTAGATGCAGCCTTTAACGAAGCTGTTTCTACAATAGTGAATTATCCCATAACTGAAAGCGAATTTGCAAAGCTTATAAAACGCGAACAAAATGTTTCTCTTGACGAATTTATGAAGAATTTGACCGGAAATAATGTTGAAGAGCTAAAAAAGATAATAAAAGATAATTTGACGATACAAACCTATATATCTTCAAAGAATCAAGCAGAAATTATAAAGATGGCAACTCCTACAGATGCTCAAATACGATCCTTCTATGAGATGAAAAAAGGAGAACTTGTACGTCCCGATATGGTTAAAATGCTTCTTGTTGCAGTCAAAAAAGAAGGAAAAGATAAAGAAGAAAT containing:
- a CDS encoding peptidylprolyl isomerase; translation: MKKKVFSVVMLIGFLSVLAAQNDLQVIAQINLSKKEPITLGQLKKLVKFAESQGGNIKTSDDKKQILERLMRTKLLVQVAEKENIKIANSQVDAAFNEAVSTIVNYPITESEFAKLIKREQNVSLDEFMKNLTGNNVEELKKIIKDNLTIQTYISSKNQAEIIKMATPTDAQIRSFYEMKKGELVRPDMVKMLLVAVKKEGKDKEEIEKINNLYNRVKKNLKEIANIKKEAEKNNYIAQEGYIPKNAIGAQILNATPEALMDIFSKNVNHIFDIQDRADSRQFFIIIEKLDAKILTLSDLPDPASTVTLYDQIKGMLSQQMALNAVETIIQSTYTSLKTDANCKILKTNAELDKLFAW
- a CDS encoding OmpL47-type beta-barrel domain-containing protein is translated as MIKKFFFAAVCSLLFVSAWAQAPSIVGTDYVRPAIHYVEEGKNYVNSDVFFKLRSTDKETGLEFVEFALNGADFMRYKNPFQLLEEGKFDISYRGFDNSGNLELPKTFSVIVDNTAPDTIIKTTEPLYNDGVIVYCSANTKWYVSAADIVGGAGVAAAYMGTDLNALKLSGNGRESEQTYVSFDAEGPVNLYYTAIDNVGNLSPIKLLAVTIDKTAPVVSLANSNRLINKDEEYMIFPSKSVVDEEGRVIVSTSETVSFAAKDELSGVDAIYIKVNDGEYTKYVEPIRFTQNAVYNIEVKAIDNVGNVSDPVLYTFYVDQITPNSDVDIIDRAGNLIQPTTPATNAE
- a CDS encoding DUF2141 domain-containing protein — protein: MKKSIFIFAILFTVFTNLHSEEAKPEFEVTVNITNITAIEGKLFLMIYGDEKSFKKKEPLKTVSIKVDGKDMSITEKLPEGEYVFFVYQDSNENDKLDRNFLGMPKEPVGYSNHKGGKPKGFKKLKVEIKEKKSVEVKLFKI
- a CDS encoding s-methyl-5-thioribose-1-phosphate isomerase, with amino-acid sequence MREDYNLGFILQYENVAWFDEECGEVRILDRRVYPAKTEFCVCKKYEEVVKAIADMVTQSGGPFAAAAMGMALAAYQGKNLSKAEYIKFMKEAAYALSHARPTTSKAMEAVTAESLSLFESLIKNGVSSNDIITSLKQNAVEQNNRRYKKNTAAGSIFADLVPDGSSILTQCFGETTVGGYLRKFNETNKKIKIFCAETRPYFQGARLTASLAYDMGFDTTVVTDNMPALLMSEKKIDFCVSASDVITLDGFIINKIGTLQMAIAAKYFGVPYYAIGFPDKNYACASKVKIEYRNPEETLYAMGKRTAILPSDCKTEKENKSGLISGLYPAFDITPYDLCSGIITDTGFFKPII
- a CDS encoding alanine--tRNA ligase; protein product: MNKDITVDELRSKYIEFFKSKNHVEISGRSLIPENDPTVLFTTAGMHPLVPYLMGEPHPAGTRLTDVQKCVRTGDIDDVGDASHLTFFEMLGNWSLGDYFKKESISYSFEFLTDEKYLGIPVDKLSFTVFEGNENAPRDEESASIWESLGVSRDKIFFLPKEDNWWGPAGETGPCGPDTEIFIDTGKKACCDKCGPGCSCGKYVEIWNNVFMQYHKNKDGSYSPLTRKCVDTGMGVERTVAMLQGKPSVYNTEAFTSIIKSIEDLSGVKYGDNEKTDASIRIIADHIRTACFILGDPKTTLPSNIGAGYVLRRIIRRAVRHGKKLGIDGNFLSVPAAAVIAQNSNFYTELKDNETLILTELKAEEDKFLETLKKGEAEFEKMLPNLLKNPKKIIPGRMAFKLYDTYGFPIELTEELASESGLTVNREEFDEAFKKHQELSRAGSEQVFKGGLADHSEQTTAYHTATHLLHKALRVVLGDHVQQKGSNITAERLRFDFSHPEPMTEAEKKEVERLVNEAIKADLPVTMEVMPLDEAKKIGAMALFGEKYEDVVKVYKIGDFSTEVCGGPHVEKTGVLGNFVIKKEQSSSSGVRRIRAVLEH
- the dnaB gene encoding replicative DNA helicase; translation: MDGIKNLKNKLPPNNMEAEKAVLGAILIDPDVFTFVRPILDAGAFYSPQHQKIYKAISELDTRSQKADILILTDYLRSTNELEAVGGAGYIASLTDEVPSSANYEFYAKIVLEAAIRRNLLKVSNKISADVFDDSISSRTVLEEAQKSIFDLTEAGNSATFKSLAEVIMPTLEVLERLHERKGEYTGVPSGFTSLDNMTYGFQNSEFIIVGARPSVGKTALAMTMAAHIAIDEKIPTAFFSLEMSDMQLVQRLIASRSKINSNRIRSANLTARDFGKVSETCGALYEAPFYLVDMPNMKLLDLRAIARQLCSPPYNVKIIFIDYITLITGENAAVPRHEQIAEISRSLKSLARELNIPVVALSQLTRDAEGKKPGLADIRESGSLEQDADVVMFLHRERVDTSEDEAKPIPTELILAKQRNGPIGTVPLLFLSQYTTFVTEAKEK
- a CDS encoding OmpA family protein translates to MKKVRVLLLLLSVLLLFSCKSAPKQEEKPAEPEKVQEQEMVKEETDKKAEQKDMQDDFYVIYFAPQSYQIDQFTAQRLKEISEDLKAKNVKKIVISGHSAKLDSQKDEDRIALQRAIAVAGYFQKMKLFDANSIIVEGKGAAEPARTHSEITERFKNRRVEIHSVE